A genome region from Choloepus didactylus isolate mChoDid1 chromosome 14, mChoDid1.pri, whole genome shotgun sequence includes the following:
- the CA13 gene encoding carbonic anhydrase 13 isoform X2: MQYAAELHVVHWNSDKYPSFVEAAHEPDGLAVVGVFLQIGEHNSQLQKITDVLDSIKEKGKQMRFTNFDPLSLLPPSWDYWTYPGSLTVPPLLESVTWIILKQPINISSQQLAKFRSLLCTAEGEAAAFLLSNHRPPQPLKGRKVRASFC, translated from the exons CTCCATGTTGTTCACTGGAATTCTGACAAATACCCCAGCTTTGTTGAGGCAGCTCATGAGCCAGATGGACTAGCTGTTGTGGGAGTATTTTTACAG ATTGGTGAGCATAATTCACAACTGCAAAAGATTACTGACGTTTTGGATTCCAttaaagaaaag GGTAAGCAAATGCGATTCACGAATTTTGACCCATTATCTCTACTTCCTCCGTCCTGGGACTACTGGACATATCCTGGTTCCCTCACAGTCCCACCTCTTCTTGAGAGTGTCACATGGATCATTTTAAAACAGCCTATAAATATCAGCTCTCAACAG CTGGCCAAGTTCCGCAGCCTCCTGTGTACAGCCGAGGGTGAGGCAGCAGCTTTTTTGTTGAGCAATCACCGGCCACCACAGCCTCTGAAGGGCCGCAAAGTGAGAGCCTCTTTCTGTTAA